The proteins below come from a single Ruegeria sp. SCSIO 43209 genomic window:
- a CDS encoding FxsA family protein, giving the protein MYLFLAFLLVPIIEIALFIQVGGLIGLWPTLAIVVLTAVLGTVLVRTQGRMALANLQRSFAELDDPTEPLAHGAMILLSGVLLLTPGFFTDAIGFALLVPGIRVAVFRYLKSKATITHFQMGTGAQFRSGPNPFDQDDVIDGEFTEVRPRQNSGKPSKWVEGPHQH; this is encoded by the coding sequence ATGTACTTGTTCTTGGCTTTTTTATTGGTTCCGATCATCGAGATCGCCCTGTTTATCCAGGTTGGCGGTCTGATCGGGCTTTGGCCGACGCTTGCAATCGTGGTTCTGACCGCCGTTCTGGGCACGGTTCTGGTGCGGACACAAGGTCGCATGGCGCTGGCGAATTTGCAGCGATCCTTTGCCGAATTGGACGACCCAACCGAACCGCTGGCCCATGGGGCGATGATCTTGCTGTCTGGTGTTTTGCTGCTGACACCAGGGTTTTTCACCGATGCCATTGGTTTTGCGCTGCTTGTTCCCGGCATCCGGGTCGCAGTGTTCCGCTATCTCAAGTCCAAGGCGACCATCACACATTTTCAAATGGGCACCGGCGCACAATTCAGGTCGGGGCCAAACCCGTTTGATCAGGACGATGTGATAGATGGCGAATTCACCGAGGTTCGCCCTCGCCAGAACTCCGGAAAGCCGTCGAAGTGGGTGGAAGGCCCGCACCAGCATTGA
- a CDS encoding Tim44/TimA family putative adaptor protein, with translation MNSPLIQLLVLAGIAIFLILRLKSVLGTREGFEKPPLQQQPDTNGARRDFEVIEGGPDHDITDHVAEDSEQAQTLAAMKRVEPSFSVSEFVQGARGAYEMIVMGFEKGNLDEIQPFLSEEVFDSFVSVVADREDKGLTIEAEFIGVRETTLVDATFDKDTNQAEITMRFIGELTSVVRDRGGDIVEGNPNTVKRQKDSWTFARVMGADDPNWLLVATDA, from the coding sequence ATGAACTCACCCCTGATCCAGCTTCTGGTGCTGGCCGGAATTGCCATTTTCCTGATCCTGCGCTTGAAAAGCGTGTTGGGTACACGCGAAGGTTTTGAGAAACCGCCCCTTCAGCAACAGCCTGATACCAATGGCGCGCGCCGTGATTTCGAAGTGATTGAAGGCGGGCCAGATCACGACATCACCGACCATGTGGCCGAAGACAGTGAACAGGCGCAAACATTGGCCGCAATGAAGCGGGTCGAACCCAGTTTTTCTGTCAGCGAATTTGTTCAGGGCGCGCGCGGCGCCTATGAGATGATCGTGATGGGCTTTGAAAAGGGCAATCTGGACGAAATCCAGCCGTTCCTGTCCGAAGAAGTATTCGACAGTTTTGTATCGGTTGTTGCGGATCGTGAAGACAAAGGTCTGACCATCGAAGCCGAATTCATCGGGGTGCGTGAAACCACTCTGGTCGATGCGACCTTCGATAAGGATACCAATCAGGCCGAGATCACCATGCGCTTTATCGGTGAGCTGACGTCGGTCGTGCGCGATCGCGGCGGGGATATTGTCGAAGGCAACCCGAACACCGTCAAACGCCAAAAGGACAGCTGGACCTTTGCCCGTGTCATGGGCGCGGACGATCCGAACTGGCTGCTTGTTGCCACGGACGCATGA